Sequence from the Corallococcus sp. EGB genome:
GAGGCCCGTGCACCGTGCCGGACGTGGTCAACGTGCCGGTGGACCTGGCCGTGCCGGGCTGGGAGCCCGCGGTGGAGCAGGCGCTGCGCGAGGGCGCCGGAACGGGACGCCTGTGCGTGGTGCACAACGCCGCCCTCTACGAGCACGACGACGCGCTGACCATGGACGCGGACCACCTGCGCCGCGTGCTGGAGGTCAACGTGGTGGCCCCGCTGGTGCTCAACCGCCTGGCGCGGCTGCTGCTCACGCCGGGCTCATCCCTGCTCTACGTGGCGTCCACGCTGGGGGAGAAGGCGGTGAAGGGCGTGGCGTCCTACGTGACGACCAAGCACGCGCTCATCGGGATGATGCGGGCGACCTGCCAGGACCTGGCGGGGACGCAGGTCCACACCGCCGCTGTCTGCCCGGGCTTCACGGACACGGAGATGCTCCGCGAGCACATGGGGGCGGACCCTGTCGTCCGGGCGAGCGTGGCGGGGATGACGACGTTCGGGCGCCTCATCGCGCCCGAGGAGATCGCCAACGTGCTCTACCTCTGCGCCACCACCCCGGTCCTGAATGGCGCGGTCCTCCACGCCAATCTGGGGCAGATCGAGCGCTGAGACGGCTTCAGCCTTCCTGCGCGTAGACGGTGCACGAGGACGTGCAGGTCTCCGCCACGCGGATGCGCGCGACGGTGGCGCCGGGCACGTTCACCCGCTCGAAGAGCCACGCGGCCAGGAGCTCGCTCGTGGGGTTCTCCAGGCCCGGGACGTCGTTGAGCAGCCGGTGGTCCAACTGGGCGTGCAGCGGCTGCCAGGCGGCGTTCAGCTCCGCGAAGTCCACGATCCACCCGAACCGCGGGTGCACGGGGCCGCGCAGGGTGATTTCGATGCGGTAGCTGTGGCCGTGCACACGCGAGCACTTGTGCCCTTCCGGAACGTGGGGCAGGCGGTGCGCGGCCTCGAAGGTGAACTCCTTCGAGATTTCAGTGACGAGGGCGGGCTTCTTCACGGATACGGGCTCCATGCGGCGGCCTTGTATCCGCGTTCCCCCCCTGCGTCCACGGGTCGTCTCAGGGGGCGGACACTCAGACGCCGAGTACGGCTCCCAGCCGTGCGAGCACGCCCGGCCAGCCCGGCTTCATCCCCTCGAAGGCGCGGCGGCCCATGGGCGAGTCCAGGTTGAAGCCCTCGTGGATGAGCGTGAGCCGCGTCCCCGCGCCCTCTGGCTGAAGGCGCCAGGTGAGGGTCGTGTCGAGCACGCCCGTGGCGAAGCGGTACTGGAGGAGCCGCTCCGGCTCCACGGCCAGCACCTCGCACGGCTGCTGGCCCCAGGGACCCATGTCGAGCGTGAAGCGGTGGCCCACGACGGGCCGCACGTCTCCCGCGGCCCACCACTTCGCGTGCAGCGCCGGGTCCGTCAATGCCTTCCACACGGCGGAGGGCGGATGGGCATACACATGGTCCAGTTGAATGACGGCGGGGGGATTCATTTGCGTGACTCCTCGTCGAGCACGTCCTCGAGCGCGGCGAGCCGCTGCTTCCAGTAGTGCGTGAAGGCCTTGAGCCAGTCTTCCACCTCCGACAATGGACGCGGATCCAGGTGGTAATAGCGCTCGCGGCCGCGTGGCTCCTCGCGCACGAGCCGTGCCTTGCGCAGCACCTGCAGGTGTTCGGACACGGCGGGGCGGCCCAGGTCGAAGCCGCTCGCCAGGTCGTTCACCGCGCGCGGCCCCTTGCGCAATTGCAGCAGGATTTCCCGGCGCACCGGATTGGAGAGCGCCGAAAAGACATCCAGGTCGGACATGGATGGGATTGATACGTCGGAACTATCCGACGCGTCAAGAGGCGTCGGAAATCTCCGACGTGTCAGCGGACGCCCGTGACGGGAGGGCTACCGGCGGGCGGCGCGCGCCTGCGTGAGGGGGGCGCGCTGTTCCCGGCGGACGGGGAGCCTCAGCAGCTGGGCGTAGCGCGCGAGCCGGTCCTCGAAGCGCCGGGCGTCCCGGCCCCAGTGCACGACGACGTTGCGCTCCGGGTCCTTCCGGTGCGTCAGCGCGATGCCGTACTCGTCCTGCGCGCCAATCCAGTCCGGGTGGTGGCGCCGCTCGCAGTCGAGCCCCACGTAGTGCTCCAGGGGCTCGCTCCAGGTGAAGGCGCGCAGGGCTCCGCTGCCGCGCAGGGACACCTGGGAGTCCGTCACGACCACCTCCAGCCGGGTGAGGACACACCGCAGGAGGAGCGTCACGGACACGAGGAAGCCCAGCACCACCCCCAGCGGCAGCCCCCACTCCTCGCGCAGCCGGTCCAGGGACAGGTCCTGGTCCAGCGCGTAGGCGGCGGGGAGCACGGCGAAGAGCACCAGACCGAGCAGGGGCCACACGACCTGTCCGGCCAGCGGACGCGTGTGGAAGCGCAGCGGGAGGTCGCCTCCCATGTCCATCTTCCGTGGGACCGGGGAGAGCACTTCGAAGAAGGACATGGACCAGGCGTCTCGGGAGGAGCGGGCGGAGGATGTCTGCCTTTGCGTCAAGCTCAACATGGCCGTGGACGTGCTGTCCACGGCTTGCCGGGTTGTCCTGGAGTCGCCGGCAATGGCCAGGCGTCGGATTCACCCCAGGGGCGTGCCAGGACCCAGGGCCCGGGCTGGGTGGAGCTGACGGCGGTACGCGGCGGGCGTGTGGCCCACGTGCCGCTTGAAGGCCTTGCCAAAGGCGCTGTCCGTTTCGTAGCCCACCGCCTCCGCGATGGCGGTCATGGACGCATCGCTCTCCGCCATCAGCCGCGTGGCGGTGTGCATCCGCCACTGCGTGAGGTACGTCAGGGGGCTCTCTCCAATGACTTGCTGGAAGCGCGCCGCGAACGTCGAGCGCGACATGCCAGCCAGCCTCGCCATGGCCTCCACCGTCCACGGGTGCTGGGGACGCTCGTGCAGTTGCTGGAGGACACGGCCCAGTTGCGCGTCCTCCAGCGCCCGGAGCCAGCCGCTCTTGCCTTCGGGGAACGCCTCGACGTGCATGCGCAGCGCGTGGATGAACAGGACGTCCGCGAGCCGGGTGGCGACCAGCTCGTGCCCCGGCCGGCCGGCTTCCATCTCCGAGGCGACGAGCTGGATGACGGACTCCACCTGTCGCGTGGCGCCGCTTCCGTCGCCCCGGACGTGGAGGACCCGGGGCAGGCCCACGAGGAGCCGGTCGAGCCACGCTCCCGCGAACCCGAAGCTGAAGGAGATGAGCGTCGTCTGGAGCCCGTCTCCTCCATGGCGCAGGACACCGCCGCAGCGGGCGCCGGTCTCCTCGTAGAGCTCCGGCAGGGGGCGCGTGCGCGTCCGGGGTGAGTCGCGGAGGGAGTGGGGCGCGTTGCCCAGGATGAAGACCCAGTCGCCCGCCGCGAGCGCGCTGCGCTGGCCCTCCATCTCCAGCCAGCAGCTGCCGCGCGTCACCGCGTGGAAGAAGCCCGGGTGCCCCAGGTCAAGCTTCAGTCCCCACGGCGCGCTCAGCTCCAGCCGTCCGTACACCTCCGTCTTCAACCGCAGGCTGCGAAGCGAATCCGCCAGGACATCCATCTCGAGCGCTCCCTTCGGACGATTGGACGAGAAACACGGAGCTTCGCACATGGAACGTCCAGCGTCGCGGGACTACCCATCGGCCTGGAGAAAGGACGCTTCCATGACCATGACATCGACACAGACGCGCTCGCGGACCTTCCACCTGCTTCGGGCCGGAGGGGCCGCGGCCGTTCCCCTCGTGGGCCTCGCGACCCTCGCGGTGCTCGCGGCGCCGCACGTCCGCGGCATCGGGTTCTTCCCGGTGCTTCGCTTCGCGGTCATCGCGCCCGCGTGCCTGCTCGTTTCCG
This genomic interval carries:
- a CDS encoding SDR family NAD(P)-dependent oxidoreductase, coding for MSDQVLITGASRGIGKAAAERFRKEGWRVINVSRGPCTVPDVVNVPVDLAVPGWEPAVEQALREGAGTGRLCVVHNAALYEHDDALTMDADHLRRVLEVNVVAPLVLNRLARLLLTPGSSLLYVASTLGEKAVKGVASYVTTKHALIGMMRATCQDLAGTQVHTAAVCPGFTDTEMLREHMGADPVVRASVAGMTTFGRLIAPEEIANVLYLCATTPVLNGAVLHANLGQIER
- the queD gene encoding 6-carboxytetrahydropterin synthase QueD, which gives rise to MEPVSVKKPALVTEISKEFTFEAAHRLPHVPEGHKCSRVHGHSYRIEITLRGPVHPRFGWIVDFAELNAAWQPLHAQLDHRLLNDVPGLENPTSELLAAWLFERVNVPGATVARIRVAETCTSSCTVYAQEG
- a CDS encoding SRPBCC domain-containing protein, with the translated sequence MNPPAVIQLDHVYAHPPSAVWKALTDPALHAKWWAAGDVRPVVGHRFTLDMGPWGQQPCEVLAVEPERLLQYRFATGVLDTTLTWRLQPEGAGTRLTLIHEGFNLDSPMGRRAFEGMKPGWPGVLARLGAVLGV
- a CDS encoding helix-turn-helix transcriptional regulator; this translates as MSDLDVFSALSNPVRREILLQLRKGPRAVNDLASGFDLGRPAVSEHLQVLRKARLVREEPRGRERYYHLDPRPLSEVEDWLKAFTHYWKQRLAALEDVLDEESRK
- a CDS encoding AraC family transcriptional regulator, encoding MDVLADSLRSLRLKTEVYGRLELSAPWGLKLDLGHPGFFHAVTRGSCWLEMEGQRSALAAGDWVFILGNAPHSLRDSPRTRTRPLPELYEETGARCGGVLRHGGDGLQTTLISFSFGFAGAWLDRLLVGLPRVLHVRGDGSGATRQVESVIQLVASEMEAGRPGHELVATRLADVLFIHALRMHVEAFPEGKSGWLRALEDAQLGRVLQQLHERPQHPWTVEAMARLAGMSRSTFAARFQQVIGESPLTYLTQWRMHTATRLMAESDASMTAIAEAVGYETDSAFGKAFKRHVGHTPAAYRRQLHPARALGPGTPLG